One segment of Solanum lycopersicum chromosome 1, SLM_r2.1 DNA contains the following:
- the LOC138347199 gene encoding callose synthase 3-like: protein MKVVSVGRKKFSADFQLVFRLIEGFIFLSFVSLLISLIVILHLKFRDIIVCILAFMPTGWGMLMIAQALKPWIRRGGFWGSVRTLKL, encoded by the exons ATGAAG GTTGTGTCCGTCGGAAGGAAGAAATTCAGTGCTGATTTTCAGCTTGTGTTTCGTTTGATCGAAGGCTTCATTTTCCTCTCCTTTGTTTCCCTACTCATCAGTTTGATTGTTATTCTACACCTGAAATTTCGTGATATTATTGTTTGCATTCTCGCGTTCATGCCTACCGGTTGGGGAATGCTTATG ATTGCTCAAGCTTTGAAGCCTTGGATTCGACGTGGTGGCTTTTGGGGGTCTGTCAGGACACTGAAATTATAA